One window of Aliarcobacter lanthieri genomic DNA carries:
- a CDS encoding RecB-like helicase, whose amino-acid sequence MKRYLALKASAGSGKTFALTVRYISLLLKGANVSEILTLTFTNKAALEMSQRIYKTLQTLGDDEAYLNELIRVSNFSKEEILGKKSFLIKSFSNSTISIFTIDKFVNKILREFCGYIGISDDFDIKNDDIELLSYRFLQSLDENSFKDLVDFSNYEKKKFNSIFELFKSLIEKNENIHLIDIDSSLINLQKDIVFKQALKIKEHFTNCSSASNSAIKAVDFINFEELFEKTWIEKDSLFEYSYFKKCANDEINQEFLKLKEEFKNYYKIRASYSLNKIFKLYLKFKEYKLNFNKIKNYFEFNDISNLVYELLNQKIDKDFLYFRLDSTYNHILIDEFQDTSILQYKILKPLIEEILSGDETKFKTFFYVGDPKQSIYRFRGGKRELFDFVLKTNPIIELEHLNTNYRSCQNIINFVNYAFLNLANYDYQKQDSIRKDGFVQVIQDENLQSEDKFSNIALKVDELINNGITPNDIAILCYTNSDVLELFYYLKEKFPTLKIKTDMTSKLINQQNVKSLINAIKYIFFKEEIYKENFNALLGRNLLTHFEFEFDISQKSMSQILYKVAKYFDIIDENIVKLIDIAKNYNNIVDFVYEVDKLETSIENSEDNGLQILTIFKSKGLEFHTVIVLDRLKRKNFDKSSLLFDYENIELKNIFYKISGYENFDLEYKTAQEKEKKLSLDDDKNVLYVALTRAKNNLIIFKKEKNSAFEILNLSECNIGNLIQSQTLNTEKKLDKVSYTPLYLGKQEQKIVNEKGVEENELLKARYIGLATHYVLEMMSDFTISSMFYAINLSKARYSNYLDEVDFIKIDKIVRNLIENNFFHELLSNSKIVHEQALIYKEELKIVDLLLFKDDCFYIIDYKTTRQILDEHKSQVTYYKKAISDIFANENVKAYLFYLKEDSLDILEV is encoded by the coding sequence ATGAAAAGATATTTAGCATTAAAAGCTAGTGCTGGAAGTGGAAAAACTTTTGCACTAACTGTAAGATATATTAGTTTGTTATTAAAAGGTGCAAATGTAAGTGAGATATTAACTCTTACTTTTACAAATAAAGCAGCACTTGAAATGAGTCAAAGAATATACAAAACACTTCAAACTTTAGGAGATGATGAAGCTTATTTAAATGAATTAATAAGAGTTTCAAATTTTTCAAAAGAAGAGATTTTAGGTAAGAAATCATTTTTAATAAAAAGTTTCTCAAATTCAACAATCTCTATTTTTACAATAGATAAATTCGTAAATAAAATTTTAAGAGAATTTTGTGGTTATATTGGTATAAGCGATGATTTTGATATAAAAAATGATGATATAGAACTTTTAAGTTATAGATTTTTACAATCTTTAGATGAAAATAGTTTTAAGGATTTAGTTGATTTTTCAAATTATGAGAAAAAGAAATTTAATTCAATTTTTGAACTTTTTAAAAGTTTAATAGAAAAAAATGAAAATATACATCTTATAGATATTGATAGCTCTTTGATAAATTTACAAAAGGATATTGTATTCAAACAAGCTTTGAAGATAAAAGAACATTTTACAAATTGTTCCAGTGCCAGCAATAGTGCTATAAAAGCAGTTGATTTTATTAATTTTGAAGAGTTATTTGAAAAAACTTGGATAGAAAAAGATAGTTTATTTGAGTATTCATATTTTAAAAAGTGTGCAAATGATGAAATAAATCAAGAGTTTTTAAAACTAAAAGAAGAGTTTAAAAATTATTATAAAATACGAGCAAGTTATAGTTTAAATAAGATTTTTAAATTATATTTGAAGTTTAAAGAGTATAAATTAAACTTTAACAAAATAAAAAACTATTTTGAATTTAATGATATTTCAAATTTAGTTTATGAACTTTTAAATCAAAAAATAGATAAAGATTTTCTATATTTTAGACTTGATAGTACTTATAATCATATTTTAATAGATGAATTTCAAGATACATCTATTTTACAGTATAAAATTTTAAAACCTTTAATAGAAGAGATTTTATCAGGAGATGAAACAAAATTTAAAACCTTTTTTTATGTTGGTGACCCAAAACAAAGCATTTATAGATTTCGAGGAGGGAAACGAGAACTTTTTGATTTTGTTTTAAAAACAAATCCTATTATTGAACTTGAACATTTAAATACAAACTATAGGTCTTGTCAGAATATAATAAATTTTGTTAATTATGCTTTTTTAAATTTGGCAAATTATGACTATCAAAAACAAGATAGTATTAGAAAAGATGGCTTTGTACAAGTTATTCAAGATGAAAATTTACAAAGTGAAGATAAATTTTCAAATATAGCATTAAAAGTTGATGAACTTATAAATAATGGGATAACCCCAAATGATATAGCGATTTTATGTTATACAAATAGTGATGTTTTAGAACTATTTTATTATTTAAAAGAGAAGTTTCCTACTTTAAAAATAAAAACTGATATGACTTCAAAATTGATAAATCAACAAAATGTAAAATCTTTAATAAATGCTATAAAATATATCTTTTTTAAAGAAGAGATTTACAAAGAGAATTTTAATGCTTTATTAGGTAGAAATCTTTTAACTCATTTTGAATTCGAATTTGATATATCGCAAAAAAGTATGAGTCAAATCTTGTATAAAGTTGCAAAATATTTTGACATAATTGATGAGAATATTGTTAAACTTATTGATATAGCTAAAAATTATAATAATATTGTAGATTTTGTATATGAAGTAGATAAACTTGAGACAAGTATTGAAAATAGCGAAGATAATGGACTTCAAATATTAACTATTTTTAAATCAAAAGGTTTAGAATTTCATACTGTAATTGTTCTTGATAGGCTAAAAAGAAAGAATTTTGATAAAAGTTCTTTACTCTTTGATTATGAAAATATAGAGTTAAAAAATATTTTTTATAAAATATCAGGATATGAAAACTTTGATTTAGAGTATAAAACTGCACAAGAAAAAGAGAAAAAATTAAGTTTAGATGATGATAAAAATGTACTTTATGTAGCACTTACTAGAGCAAAAAATAATCTTATAATATTTAAAAAAGAAAAAAATTCAGCTTTTGAGATTTTAAATTTATCTGAATGCAATATAGGAAATTTAATACAAAGTCAAACTTTAAATACCGAAAAGAAACTAGATAAAGTATCTTATACCCCATTGTATTTAGGTAAACAAGAACAAAAGATAGTAAATGAAAAAGGTGTTGAAGAAAATGAACTTTTAAAAGCTAGATATATTGGACTTGCAACACACTATGTTTTAGAGATGATGAGTGATTTTACTATATCTTCTATGTTTTATGCTATAAATTTATCCAAAGCAAGATATTCAAATTATTTAGATGAAGTTGATTTTATAAAAATAGATAAAATAGTTAGAAATTTAATAGAAAATAATTTTTTCCATGAACTATTAAGTAACTCAAAAATAGTACATGAACAAGCATTGATTTATAAAGAAGAGTTAAAAATAGTTGATTTACTACTGTTTAAAGATGACTGTTTTTATATTATTGATTATAAAACAACAAGGCAAATTTTAGATGAACATAAATCTCAAGTTACTTACTATAAAAAAGCTATAAGTGATATTTTTGCAAATGAAAATGTAAAAGCTTATCTATTTTATCTGAAAGAGGATAGTTTAGATATCTTAGAAGTTTGA
- the ilvA gene encoding threonine ammonia-lyase, whose protein sequence is MITLNDIKDAKKRLENTVSKTPLMKAPFLSQEKGAQIFLKEDNLQITGSFKLRGAFNKVAMLDNEKRGAGVVAASAGNHAQGLAFAAQYFGCSATIFMPEATPLTKVSGVKSYGANVVLTGENFDEAYASAVKFTKENNKEFVHPFADDEVIAGQGTIALEVLEQLPDIDHLIVPIGGGGLIAGIAIAAKSINPDIKITGVVASGAKGMKESFEARMPIDSSSVRTIADGIAVRDVTPKLLDIILEYVDEVVEVSDNETANAILFLLERHKLMVEGAGAVSVAAIMHDKVNIKDKKVCAIVSGGNIDVTMLSLIIEKGLIKSHRKMNLIVTLMDKPGALMHLTDIFSQCSANIVQIAFDRDSLKLEFGEAHVTIALATKGEEHQEQIRENLKQHGYRFKQI, encoded by the coding sequence ATGATTACACTAAATGATATAAAAGATGCAAAAAAAAGATTAGAAAACACTGTTTCAAAAACTCCACTTATGAAAGCTCCATTTTTAAGTCAAGAAAAAGGAGCACAAATCTTTTTAAAAGAAGATAACCTTCAAATAACAGGAAGCTTCAAATTAAGAGGAGCATTTAATAAAGTTGCTATGCTTGATAATGAAAAAAGAGGAGCTGGAGTAGTAGCTGCAAGTGCAGGAAATCATGCACAAGGTTTAGCATTTGCTGCTCAATATTTTGGCTGTTCTGCTACGATATTTATGCCAGAAGCTACACCTCTTACAAAAGTTTCAGGAGTAAAATCTTATGGAGCAAATGTTGTTTTAACTGGTGAAAATTTTGATGAAGCTTATGCAAGTGCAGTAAAATTTACAAAAGAAAATAATAAAGAGTTTGTTCATCCATTTGCTGATGATGAAGTTATAGCAGGACAAGGAACAATTGCTTTAGAAGTTCTAGAACAACTTCCAGATATTGATCACCTAATAGTACCAATTGGTGGTGGTGGATTAATAGCTGGTATTGCAATAGCAGCAAAATCTATAAATCCAGATATAAAAATAACTGGAGTAGTTGCAAGTGGTGCAAAAGGGATGAAAGAATCTTTTGAAGCTAGAATGCCAATAGATTCTTCAAGTGTAAGAACTATAGCAGATGGAATAGCTGTACGTGATGTTACTCCAAAACTTTTAGATATTATATTAGAATATGTAGATGAAGTTGTAGAAGTAAGTGATAATGAAACAGCAAATGCAATTTTATTTTTATTAGAACGTCATAAACTTATGGTTGAAGGTGCTGGAGCTGTTAGTGTTGCAGCTATTATGCATGATAAAGTAAATATTAAAGATAAAAAAGTTTGTGCTATTGTAAGTGGTGGAAATATTGATGTTACAATGCTATCTCTTATTATTGAAAAAGGTCTAATAAAATCTCATAGAAAAATGAATCTTATTGTTACGCTTATGGATAAACCAGGTGCATTAATGCATCTAACAGATATATTTTCTCAATGTTCAGCAAATATAGTTCAAATAGCATTTGATAGAGACTCTTTAAAATTAGAGTTTGGAGAAGCACACGTAACAATAGCTCTTGCAACAAAAGGAGAAGAGCATCAAGAACAAATAAGAGAAAATTTGAAACAACATGGGTACAGATTTAAACAAATCTAA
- a CDS encoding F0F1 ATP synthase subunit A, with amino-acid sequence MEGRLFTFLGTIGGHGQEWIILSHYVLVIGIIFLISRMATSKLQLVPTGSQNVMETFVGGIIAIGKDSMGEQNSRTYMPLIGSLALVIFVSNMIGVIPGFEAPTSNINFTLSLALIVFVYYNYLGIKKNGFVNYFKHFMGPLPILAPLMFPIEIISHLSRIVSLSFRLFGSVRGDDMFLMVLLMLVPWLLPLPGFFLLAVMGVLQAFIFSILTYVYIAGSIMMEEEH; translated from the coding sequence ATGGAAGGAAGACTGTTTACATTCTTAGGAACTATTGGTGGACATGGACAAGAATGGATAATTTTATCTCACTACGTTTTAGTAATTGGGATTATTTTCTTAATTTCAAGAATGGCAACTAGTAAATTACAACTAGTTCCAACTGGTTCTCAAAATGTTATGGAAACATTTGTTGGTGGTATTATAGCTATTGGTAAAGATTCAATGGGTGAACAAAACTCAAGAACTTATATGCCACTTATTGGTTCATTAGCTTTAGTAATTTTTGTTAGTAATATGATTGGAGTAATTCCAGGATTTGAAGCTCCAACTTCAAATATTAACTTTACTCTATCTTTAGCTTTAATAGTATTTGTATATTACAACTACTTAGGTATTAAGAAAAATGGTTTTGTAAACTATTTCAAACATTTTATGGGACCTTTACCAATATTAGCTCCTTTAATGTTTCCAATAGAGATAATTTCTCACTTATCAAGAATTGTATCTTTATCTTTCAGGCTGTTTGGTTCTGTAAGAGGAGATGATATGTTCTTGATGGTACTTCTTATGTTAGTACCTTGGCTTTTACCATTACCAGGATTTTTCCTTTTAGCTGTAATGGGTGTTTTACAAGCATTTATTTTTAGTATCCTAACTTATGTTTATATAGCTGGATCTATTATGATGGAAGAAGAACATTAA
- the thrC gene encoding threonine synthase, whose translation MNFIETRGNDGIKPKEVSFSEAILNPSTSFGGLYVPKYLPTLEKDFIQNHLNSSYKELAYDILKAFKIDIDENEIKKALDLYDNFDDINNPCPVVKVKNDLFVHEQYHGPTRAFKDMALQPFGSILSSIAKMKNEKYLILAATSGDTGPAALNTFKNKENIQVVCLYPDGGTSDVQRLQMVCEDGKNLNVLGIKGNFDDAQNALKNLLASSSFKIELEKDNIKLSAANSVNFGRIIFQIIYHFWSYIQLLKQNEIKNGEKIYLVVPSGNFGNVLGAYYAQKMGLSIEKLLVASNENNILTEWINTGIYDIRNKELKLTRSPAMDILKSSNIERVIFDLFGNERTKELMEDLNKNNIFSMTKDETSKLQQYFSAIYSNDTFGNTTIKEFLDIGYLMDPHTATCIKAYNELREKPLKTVVYSTAEWTKFSPTVLNALKQDSKKYSDKDALEEISTKYKAILPKSIKDLFTATINHNLVIDKKDIETEIVKFIRKS comes from the coding sequence ATGAATTTTATTGAAACAAGAGGAAATGATGGAATAAAACCAAAAGAAGTAAGCTTTAGTGAAGCTATACTAAATCCAAGTACATCTTTTGGTGGACTTTATGTTCCAAAATATTTACCAACACTTGAAAAAGATTTTATACAAAATCACTTAAATTCGAGCTATAAAGAACTAGCATATGATATTTTGAAAGCTTTTAAAATAGATATTGATGAAAATGAAATAAAAAAAGCTTTAGACTTATATGATAATTTTGACGATATCAATAATCCTTGCCCAGTAGTAAAAGTAAAAAATGATTTATTTGTTCATGAGCAATATCATGGTCCAACAAGAGCATTTAAAGATATGGCTTTGCAACCATTTGGATCTATCTTAAGTTCTATTGCGAAAATGAAAAATGAAAAATATTTGATACTTGCTGCAACTTCAGGAGACACTGGACCAGCTGCACTAAATACTTTTAAAAATAAAGAAAATATTCAAGTTGTATGTTTATATCCAGATGGAGGAACAAGTGATGTTCAAAGACTTCAAATGGTTTGTGAAGATGGTAAGAATCTTAATGTTTTAGGAATAAAGGGTAATTTTGATGATGCACAAAATGCACTTAAAAATCTTTTAGCTTCATCTTCTTTTAAAATTGAATTAGAAAAAGATAATATAAAACTAAGTGCTGCGAATTCTGTAAATTTCGGAAGAATAATTTTCCAAATTATTTATCATTTTTGGTCTTATATACAACTTTTAAAACAAAATGAAATAAAAAATGGTGAAAAAATATATTTAGTAGTTCCAAGTGGAAATTTTGGAAATGTTTTAGGTGCATATTATGCGCAAAAAATGGGATTATCAATAGAAAAGCTTTTAGTTGCTTCAAATGAGAATAATATTCTTACTGAATGGATAAATACTGGAATTTATGATATCAGAAATAAAGAACTAAAACTAACACGTTCACCAGCTATGGATATTCTTAAATCTTCTAATATTGAAAGAGTTATTTTTGATCTATTTGGAAATGAAAGAACAAAAGAATTAATGGAAGATTTAAATAAAAATAATATTTTTTCTATGACAAAAGATGAAACATCAAAATTACAACAATATTTTAGTGCTATTTATTCTAATGATACTTTTGGTAACACTACAATAAAAGAGTTTCTAGATATTGGTTATTTAATGGATCCACATACAGCAACTTGTATAAAAGCATACAATGAATTGAGAGAAAAACCTTTAAAAACTGTTGTTTACTCAACAGCAGAATGGACAAAATTTTCTCCAACAGTATTAAATGCATTAAAACAAGACTCAAAAAAATATAGTGATAAAGATGCTTTAGAAGAAATATCAACAAAATATAAAGCTATACTACCAAAAAGTATAAAAGATCTATTTACTGCAACAATTAACCATAATCTAGTAATAGATAAAAAAGACATAGAAACTGAAATTGTAAAATTTATTAGAAAATCATAA
- a CDS encoding GNAT family N-acetyltransferase, whose amino-acid sequence MIEYKIIKIKENEDIIKISANWFHEKWEIPEEAYIESMKSDDLMSQWYVAIHDNKIIAGVGVIPNDFHNRKDLSPNICALYVEEEYRNKGIAKNMLSFVCDDFLRIGVKNLYLVTEHTSFYEKYNWKFLCMVECENEDTMLRMYIKDL is encoded by the coding sequence ATGATAGAATATAAAATAATTAAAATAAAAGAAAATGAAGATATTATAAAAATATCTGCAAACTGGTTTCATGAAAAATGGGAAATACCAGAAGAAGCTTATATCGAAAGTATGAAAAGTGATGATCTTATGTCACAATGGTATGTTGCTATACATGATAATAAAATTATTGCAGGAGTTGGAGTAATTCCAAATGACTTTCATAATAGAAAAGATTTATCTCCAAATATATGTGCTCTTTATGTTGAAGAGGAGTATAGAAATAAAGGAATAGCAAAAAATATGCTTAGCTTTGTATGTGATGATTTTTTAAGAATAGGGGTAAAAAATTTATATTTAGTTACGGAACATACTTCATTCTATGAAAAATATAATTGGAAATTTTTATGTATGGTTGAATGTGAAAATGAAGATACTATGTTAAGAATGTATATTAAAGATTTATAA
- a CDS encoding Rieske 2Fe-2S domain-containing protein, producing the protein MSKDTNRRDFIGYSFAAVAAVGGAASLVGMKQVWDPLPSVLAGGFTEVDLSALKAGEPETFTWRGKPIFVLKKTPDMENNKRDLVIGSDRYTVAIGLCTHLGCIPAWKKDQWKCACHGGEFNASGEQTFGPPPRPLDLPPFEVKGNTLVLGNEGPEYKQIADAMMA; encoded by the coding sequence ATGTCTAAAGATACAAATAGACGAGATTTTATTGGTTACTCTTTTGCTGCTGTTGCTGCAGTTGGAGGGGCCGCGTCTCTTGTTGGTATGAAACAGGTGTGGGATCCACTTCCTAGCGTTTTAGCTGGTGGATTTACAGAAGTTGATTTAAGTGCGTTAAAAGCTGGTGAACCAGAAACTTTTACATGGAGAGGGAAACCTATCTTTGTTCTTAAAAAAACTCCTGATATGGAAAACAATAAAAGAGATTTAGTTATTGGAAGTGACAGATATACTGTTGCTATTGGTCTTTGTACACACTTAGGTTGTATTCCAGCATGGAAAAAAGACCAATGGAAATGTGCATGTCACGGTGGAGAATTTAATGCAAGTGGTGAGCAAACATTTGGACCACCACCAAGACCATTAGATTTACCTCCATTTGAAGTAAAAGGGAATACTCTTGTTCTTGGGAATGAAGGACCAGAGTACAAACAAATCGCTGATGCGATGATGGCATAA
- a CDS encoding porin, producing MRKISKLSLVAAVAVAGFSTANAQPLEEAIKNVEVSGSVVYRYDNFGQDKINGVRGNDAKRSGENNYKIGLNLSSVVNDYVKFNSRFIVGSKENGGFASLKAGRDGNTAGADGQADVSLSNAYFGFTAIPNTIVNVGKQGLTTPYTVATDINGNEQTGTGILALTNIGPVTAGAGYFNNTNLNASTEANASLGLGISNTQGLLNGGSDLYVATLQGDLDFVKLEAWYVGMQDTFNTFTLAATSDLDLAENAKLGLEARYVQLTLDDKFIGNGEDKNAMFRVGVNGKFDIVNAKVVYVSTDKKGGLTALDQDAKNATLGWAITSNGVANADYWQAALGADILDNLNFTVNYGNLKAKETNNANILAITDVKAQEVYGQLTYKMSKNLTTYLRYGTYEQKVNSTGVKEFDQNRGRIQVAYTF from the coding sequence ATGAGAAAAATCTCAAAATTAAGTTTAGTAGCTGCAGTTGCTGTAGCTGGTTTTAGTACTGCTAATGCTCAACCATTAGAAGAAGCAATCAAAAATGTAGAAGTATCTGGATCAGTAGTTTACAGATATGATAATTTTGGACAAGATAAAATTAATGGTGTTAGAGGAAATGATGCAAAAAGATCTGGAGAAAATAACTATAAAATTGGTTTAAATCTTTCTTCTGTAGTTAATGATTATGTTAAATTCAACTCAAGATTTATTGTAGGATCTAAAGAGAACGGTGGTTTTGCTAGTTTAAAAGCTGGTAGAGATGGAAATACTGCTGGTGCGGATGGACAAGCTGACGTTTCTTTATCAAATGCATATTTTGGATTTACAGCTATTCCAAATACTATAGTAAATGTTGGTAAACAAGGTTTAACTACTCCTTATACTGTTGCAACTGATATTAATGGTAATGAGCAAACTGGTACAGGTATCTTAGCTCTTACAAATATTGGGCCAGTTACTGCTGGAGCTGGATATTTCAATAATACAAATTTAAATGCTTCTACAGAAGCTAATGCTTCTTTAGGTTTAGGAATAAGCAATACTCAAGGTCTACTTAATGGTGGAAGTGATCTTTATGTTGCAACTTTACAAGGTGATCTAGATTTCGTGAAACTTGAAGCTTGGTATGTAGGAATGCAAGATACTTTCAATACATTTACTTTAGCTGCTACAAGTGATTTAGATCTAGCAGAAAATGCAAAATTAGGTTTAGAAGCTAGATATGTACAATTAACATTAGATGATAAATTTATTGGAAATGGTGAAGATAAAAATGCTATGTTTAGAGTTGGTGTAAATGGTAAATTTGATATCGTTAATGCTAAAGTTGTATATGTAAGTACTGATAAAAAAGGTGGTTTGACTGCACTTGATCAAGATGCTAAAAATGCTACTTTAGGTTGGGCTATCACTTCTAATGGTGTTGCAAATGCTGATTACTGGCAAGCAGCTCTAGGTGCTGACATTTTAGATAACTTAAACTTTACAGTTAACTATGGTAACTTAAAAGCTAAAGAAACTAATAATGCTAATATACTTGCTATAACAGATGTTAAAGCTCAAGAAGTTTATGGACAATTAACATATAAAATGTCTAAAAATTTAACTACATATTTAAGATATGGAACATATGAGCAAAAAGTAAACTCTACAGGTGTTAAAGAATTTGATCAAAATAGAGGAAGAATTCAAGTTGCTTATACATTCTAA
- the argB gene encoding acetylglutamate kinase → MAQINQKVQTLIDAIPYFKKFYGKTIVIKYGGSAQTSPELKEKFAQDIVLLTLLGIKPIIVHGGGARITELLTKLEIPSSFVDGYRVTCEDSMRVVEMVLSGEINKNISSLLNFHGAKAIGISGKDSGIIKAIPKDDGRFGFTGDITEVNGEVINNLIKEGFIPVIAPIANGNEPNHPGFNINADVAACKIAMAVKAQKVIFLTDTIGVLNKSGELIQTLDKANVEMFKKDGTIAGGMIPKVDSCIEAIHNGVNKAHIIDGRVEHSILLELFTSDGIGTQFIRIDNPNNGIDIEKLLNS, encoded by the coding sequence ATGGCACAAATAAACCAAAAAGTTCAAACTCTAATAGATGCAATTCCGTATTTTAAAAAATTTTATGGAAAGACTATTGTAATAAAATATGGTGGTTCAGCACAAACTAGCCCTGAATTAAAAGAAAAATTTGCTCAAGATATAGTTTTATTGACTCTTCTAGGAATAAAACCAATTATTGTTCACGGTGGAGGAGCAAGGATAACAGAACTTCTTACAAAACTGGAAATACCTTCTTCATTCGTTGATGGTTATAGAGTTACTTGTGAGGATAGTATGAGAGTTGTTGAAATGGTTTTAAGTGGAGAAATAAATAAAAATATTTCCTCTTTACTAAATTTTCATGGAGCAAAAGCTATTGGGATTTCTGGAAAAGATTCTGGGATCATAAAAGCTATTCCAAAAGATGATGGAAGATTTGGATTTACTGGAGATATAACAGAAGTAAATGGTGAAGTAATAAATAATTTAATAAAAGAAGGATTTATCCCTGTAATTGCTCCAATAGCAAATGGTAATGAACCAAACCATCCAGGATTCAATATAAATGCTGATGTTGCAGCTTGTAAAATTGCAATGGCTGTAAAAGCTCAAAAGGTAATATTTTTAACAGATACTATTGGAGTTTTAAATAAAAGTGGAGAGCTAATTCAGACTTTAGATAAAGCAAATGTTGAAATGTTTAAAAAAGATGGAACTATAGCTGGTGGAATGATACCTAAAGTTGATTCTTGTATTGAAGCAATTCATAATGGTGTAAATAAAGCACATATAATTGATGGAAGAGTTGAGCACTCTATTTTACTTGAATTATTTACAAGTGATGGAATTGGAACACAATTTATTAGAATTGATAATCCAAATAATGGAATTGATATAGAAAAATTATTAAATAGTTAG
- a CDS encoding thiamine phosphate synthase, protein MQNLKSYLITDPKYFSNEPIVFKQTLENILKIHKIDFACFRDKISSNVEELAKIFLNSCKEYKIEKIFLNSNIELAKKLGFDGVHLNSQQFDKIEFTKNINLISIISCHNFEELKIANDKKIDFVTYSPIFDTPNKGKAKGIENLKSAIKEFQNLKIIALGGILNKYQIYEISQTNAYGFASIRYFNYMV, encoded by the coding sequence ATGCAAAATCTAAAATCTTATCTTATAACTGACCCAAAATATTTTTCAAATGAACCAATAGTATTCAAACAAACTTTAGAAAATATTTTAAAAATACATAAAATAGATTTTGCTTGTTTTAGAGATAAAATATCCTCAAATGTTGAAGAACTAGCAAAAATATTTTTAAATAGTTGTAAAGAGTATAAAATAGAAAAAATATTTTTAAACTCAAATATAGAGTTAGCTAAAAAGTTAGGATTTGATGGAGTTCATCTAAATTCACAACAATTTGATAAAATAGAGTTTACAAAAAATATAAATCTTATATCTATTATATCTTGTCATAATTTTGAAGAATTAAAAATAGCAAATGATAAAAAAATAGATTTTGTAACTTATTCTCCTATTTTTGATACACCCAATAAAGGTAAAGCAAAAGGTATAGAAAATCTAAAAAGTGCAATCAAAGAATTTCAAAATTTAAAAATTATCGCCTTAGGTGGTATACTAAATAAATATCAAATATATGAAATATCACAAACTAATGCTTACGGATTTGCCTCAATTCGATACTTTAATTATATGGTTTAG